Proteins from a single region of Ochotona princeps isolate mOchPri1 chromosome 27, mOchPri1.hap1, whole genome shotgun sequence:
- the RAD52 gene encoding DNA repair protein RAD52 homolog isoform X2 — MAGPGHATPGAQGARSSSVLCFGQCQYTAEEYQAIQSALRQRLGPEYISSRMAGGGQKVCYIEGHKVISLANEMFGYNGWAHSVTQQNVDFVDLNNGKFYVGVCAFVRVQLKDGSYHEDVGYGISEGLKSKALALEKARKEAVTDGLKRALRSFGNALGNCILDKDYLRSLNKLPRQLPVDVDLSKAKREDFEPSVEQARYNSCRPHVALGPAPAHEGTSPCRPGHPDNAHTVTLGDKDSSSRPAGSDATEQRKLRQKQLQQQFREQMEKQQQVPTAPPVEPEGVLPAPPVTHSTPIPAVSEPGTEKDSLAENLEDNLDLWDETPDILDDVVRPWSGAQPAQASATPALKVEPETWHRGTHSLCQQKQPTKSGPWHPQGLGTNQHRTGNCNSDGKSQDMKKRKLDPS, encoded by the exons atggctgggcctgggcacGCCACACCTGGAGCACAAGGCGCCCGTTCTTCCTCCGTGCTGTGCTTTGGCCAG TGCCAATACACAGCAGAGGAGTACCAGGCCATCCAGAGCGCCCTGAGGCAGAGGCTGGGCCCCGAGTACATCAGTAGCCGCATGGCCGGGGGAGGCCAGAAG GTATGCTACATCGAGGGTCACAAGGTCATTAGCCTGGCCAATGAAATGTTTGGTTACAACGGCTGGGCCCACTCGGTCACGCAGCAGAACGTGG aCTTTGTGGACCTCAACAACGGCAAGTTCTACGTGGGCGTGTGTGCGTTCGTGAGGGTGCAGCTGAAG GATGGCTCCTATCATGAAGACGTGGGCTACGGTATTAGTGAGGGCCTCaagtccaaggccttggcactGGAGAAGGCCAGGAAAGAGGCCGTGACCGATGGGCTGAAGCGGGCACTCAG GAGCTTTGGAAACGCACTGGGAAACTGTATCCTAGACAAAGACTACCTGCGCTCGCTGAACAAGCTTCCACGCCAG TTGCCTGTTGACGTGGATTTAAGTAAAGCAAAGAGagaagactttgagccatctgtGGAGCAGGCAAGATACAACAGCTGCCGCCCGCACGTGGCTCTGGGACCTGCACCGGCACATGAGGGGACCTCCCCCTGCAGACCAGGCCACCCGGACAACGCCCACACTGTGACACTGGGAGACAAAGACAGCAGCTCCCG ACCTGCCGGGAGTGACGCCACTGAGCAGCGGAAGCTCCGgcagaagcagctgcagcagcagttcCGGGAGcagatggagaagcagcagcaggtgcccacGGCCCCGCCCGTGGAGCCCGAGG GGGTGCTCCCTGCTCCCCCCGTGACACACAGCACGCCCATACCTGCTGTCTCTGAACCTGGCACCGAGAAAGATTCCCTGGCAG AGAACCTGGAAGACAACCTGGACCTGTGGGATGAGACGCCAGACATCCTGGATGATGTCGTCAGGCCATGGTCTGGGGCAcagccagcccaggcctctgccacTCCGGCCCTGAAGGTCGAGCCGGAGACCTGGCACAGGGGcacccacagcctttgccagcaGAAGCAACCCACAAAGTCTGGACCCTGGCACCCTCAGGGGCTTGGCACTAACCAGCACAGAACAG GAAACTGCAACTCCGATgggaagagccaggacatgaagaaaAGGAAGCTGGATCCATCCTGA
- the RAD52 gene encoding DNA repair protein RAD52 homolog isoform X1 — MAGPGHATPGAQGARSSSVLCFGQCQYTAEEYQAIQSALRQRLGPEYISSRMAGGGQKVCYIEGHKVISLANEMFGYNGWAHSVTQQNVDFVDLNNGKFYVGVCAFVRVQLKDGSYHEDVGYGISEGLKSKALALEKARKEAVTDGLKRALRSFGNALGNCILDKDYLRSLNKLPRQLPVDVDLSKAKREDFEPSVEQARYNSCRPHVALGPAPAHEGTSPCRPGHPDNAHTVTLGDKDSSSRPAGSDATEQRKLRQKQLQQQFREQMEKQQQVPTAPPVEPEGV; from the exons atggctgggcctgggcacGCCACACCTGGAGCACAAGGCGCCCGTTCTTCCTCCGTGCTGTGCTTTGGCCAG TGCCAATACACAGCAGAGGAGTACCAGGCCATCCAGAGCGCCCTGAGGCAGAGGCTGGGCCCCGAGTACATCAGTAGCCGCATGGCCGGGGGAGGCCAGAAG GTATGCTACATCGAGGGTCACAAGGTCATTAGCCTGGCCAATGAAATGTTTGGTTACAACGGCTGGGCCCACTCGGTCACGCAGCAGAACGTGG aCTTTGTGGACCTCAACAACGGCAAGTTCTACGTGGGCGTGTGTGCGTTCGTGAGGGTGCAGCTGAAG GATGGCTCCTATCATGAAGACGTGGGCTACGGTATTAGTGAGGGCCTCaagtccaaggccttggcactGGAGAAGGCCAGGAAAGAGGCCGTGACCGATGGGCTGAAGCGGGCACTCAG GAGCTTTGGAAACGCACTGGGAAACTGTATCCTAGACAAAGACTACCTGCGCTCGCTGAACAAGCTTCCACGCCAG TTGCCTGTTGACGTGGATTTAAGTAAAGCAAAGAGagaagactttgagccatctgtGGAGCAGGCAAGATACAACAGCTGCCGCCCGCACGTGGCTCTGGGACCTGCACCGGCACATGAGGGGACCTCCCCCTGCAGACCAGGCCACCCGGACAACGCCCACACTGTGACACTGGGAGACAAAGACAGCAGCTCCCG ACCTGCCGGGAGTGACGCCACTGAGCAGCGGAAGCTCCGgcagaagcagctgcagcagcagttcCGGGAGcagatggagaagcagcagcaggtgcccacGGCCCCGCCCGTGGAGCCCGAGGGTGTGTGA